Proteins co-encoded in one Rhodococcus sp. PAMC28707 genomic window:
- a CDS encoding DUF2029 domain-containing protein: MSTSITAGPFIKAMRFVGDLDDEFYDDERQRDVWNEASAIGFQLFAWVSLISAAILPWAVGRTGAWVGLGILVVSTLINFATAGYSAARGVNLYTASKLVRVRAIVVGVLSAIGYVSVLVTLQPSVYSQASSWAGGVVGAILGGGAVGAAIWYMRKRNARFENEEIEDN; this comes from the coding sequence ATGAGTACATCCATCACGGCAGGTCCGTTCATCAAAGCGATGCGGTTCGTCGGAGATCTCGACGATGAGTTCTACGACGACGAGCGCCAGCGTGATGTGTGGAACGAGGCCTCTGCCATCGGGTTTCAGCTCTTTGCGTGGGTATCGCTGATCAGCGCCGCGATACTGCCCTGGGCAGTGGGTCGAACCGGAGCCTGGGTCGGTCTGGGCATCCTCGTCGTCTCGACACTGATCAACTTCGCGACTGCAGGCTACTCGGCGGCCCGCGGAGTCAACCTCTACACGGCGTCGAAACTGGTTCGGGTACGCGCGATCGTGGTGGGAGTGCTCAGCGCGATCGGATACGTCAGCGTCCTGGTGACCTTGCAGCCGAGCGTGTACTCACAGGCCAGTTCATGGGCGGGTGGAGTCGTCGGCGCGATTCTCGGCGGCGGCGCGGTGGGAGCAGCGATCTGGTACATGCGCAAACGTAATGCCCGCTTCGAAAACGAAGAGATCGAAGACAATTGA
- a CDS encoding MBL fold metallo-hydrolase, whose amino-acid sequence MSAGEGLKQIADGVWAFLRPPGSWGQTNTGLIVDQGAASMVVDTVWDTGWAKRVASATELLVTDAPITEVLNTHSDGDHWWGNDAVPAAARITTSVASFEAMKEELPPAAVSAFATLGRLVGPIPGPIGDVGTYMNTVRGGARFPRKLPRLPDHTFEVTERIDVGARQVQLRYLGPAHTAGDLIAHVPDAGVVFAGDLLFIGSTPILWHGPLSNWVDALDHLIALDAAVYVPGHGPICGLGEVHKLRAYWTWVDEAGRQHFDAGVDSVHAARNMMASPEFVPFSKWTSPERLVLSMSTLYRLWEGKPAAPPTLVRRVAAFAAAGAMLRRGK is encoded by the coding sequence ATGAGCGCCGGCGAAGGACTGAAACAGATTGCCGACGGGGTGTGGGCATTCCTGCGTCCACCGGGTAGTTGGGGGCAGACGAACACCGGGCTGATCGTGGACCAAGGTGCAGCCTCGATGGTGGTCGACACCGTGTGGGACACCGGATGGGCGAAGCGTGTGGCATCGGCGACGGAGCTGTTGGTGACCGATGCACCGATCACCGAGGTGCTCAATACACATTCGGACGGCGACCACTGGTGGGGAAACGATGCGGTACCCGCCGCTGCTCGAATAACCACCAGCGTCGCGTCCTTCGAAGCAATGAAAGAGGAATTGCCGCCCGCAGCCGTGTCGGCGTTCGCGACGCTCGGCAGGTTGGTCGGTCCGATCCCCGGCCCGATCGGCGATGTCGGAACCTACATGAACACAGTTCGTGGAGGGGCGCGGTTCCCACGAAAGCTGCCGAGGCTGCCGGATCACACGTTCGAAGTTACCGAGCGGATCGACGTCGGGGCACGTCAGGTCCAGTTGCGGTATCTCGGTCCGGCACACACAGCGGGGGACCTGATCGCCCACGTTCCGGACGCAGGCGTGGTGTTCGCAGGCGATCTGCTGTTCATCGGATCGACCCCGATCCTCTGGCACGGCCCACTCTCGAATTGGGTGGATGCGCTCGATCATCTGATCGCGCTCGATGCGGCGGTCTACGTTCCGGGCCACGGCCCGATCTGCGGCCTCGGCGAGGTACACAAGCTCCGGGCCTATTGGACCTGGGTGGACGAGGCCGGACGCCAACACTTCGATGCGGGAGTCGACTCGGTGCATGCCGCCCGCAACATGATGGCGTCCCCGGAATTCGTGCCTTTCTCGAAGTGGACCTCACCGGAAAGGCTGGTCCTGAGCATGTCCACGCTGTACCGCCTGTGGGAGGGCAAACCGGCGGCGCCGCCGACACTGGTCCGCCGGGTCGCGGCCTTCGCTGCGGCGGGGGCGATGCTGCGCAGGGGGAAGTGA
- the ramB gene encoding acetate metabolism transcriptional regulator RamB has product MSKTFVGVRLRQLRSERKMSQVALAGQLEISASYLNQIEHDVRPLTVPVLLRISEVFGVDTSFFSSEDDTRLVAELREVALDQDMGIAADAHEIAQMVSSHPQLARAMVNMHRRYRNTTAQLAAATDERFSDGSGSGSISKPHEEVRDYFYQRQNYLHELDTAAEELTSRIRFHRADVGGEIARRLETVHEVQIVNRIDLGENVLHRFDPRTRVLEISTHLSGGQKVFKFAAELAYLECAELLDKMVEEGGFTSEQSKKLAILGFANYFAAATVLPYRQFQDVAEEFRYDIERLSAFFSVSYETVCHRLSTLQRPKLRGVPFSFVRVDRAGNMSKRQSATGFHFSSSGGTCPLWNVYETFAYPGKIMTQIAEMPDGRSYLWIARTVERRAARYGQPTKTFAIGLGCELRHATRLVYADGLDLHGSAVATPIGAGCRVCERSNCPQRAFPPLGKDLDIDEHRSSVSPYRVR; this is encoded by the coding sequence ATGTCCAAAACGTTCGTCGGCGTGCGGCTGCGGCAGCTTCGGTCCGAGCGCAAGATGAGCCAGGTTGCACTGGCTGGTCAGCTCGAGATCTCGGCGAGCTATCTCAACCAGATCGAACACGACGTCCGCCCACTGACAGTGCCCGTGCTGCTTCGTATTTCCGAGGTGTTCGGTGTCGATACCTCGTTCTTCTCCTCGGAGGACGACACCAGACTCGTCGCCGAGCTTCGAGAGGTCGCACTGGATCAGGACATGGGCATCGCTGCCGATGCTCACGAGATCGCACAGATGGTCTCTTCTCATCCGCAGTTGGCTCGGGCGATGGTGAACATGCACCGTCGGTACCGCAATACGACGGCTCAACTCGCCGCCGCTACCGACGAGCGATTCAGCGACGGCAGTGGCAGCGGTTCCATCAGCAAACCGCACGAGGAAGTACGCGACTACTTCTACCAACGGCAGAACTATTTACACGAATTGGATACCGCCGCAGAGGAGTTGACCTCTCGGATCCGATTCCACCGTGCCGACGTCGGTGGTGAGATCGCCCGCCGACTCGAAACTGTTCACGAGGTGCAGATCGTCAATCGAATCGACCTCGGTGAGAATGTTCTGCACCGGTTCGATCCGCGTACCCGGGTCCTGGAAATTTCCACGCACCTCTCGGGCGGACAGAAGGTTTTCAAGTTCGCGGCAGAGTTGGCTTACCTCGAATGCGCCGAACTTTTGGACAAAATGGTCGAGGAGGGCGGTTTCACGAGCGAACAATCGAAGAAGCTCGCGATCCTAGGGTTCGCCAATTATTTCGCTGCTGCCACCGTTCTTCCGTATCGCCAGTTCCAAGATGTGGCGGAGGAATTTCGCTACGACATCGAGCGATTGTCTGCCTTCTTCTCGGTCAGCTACGAGACTGTCTGCCATCGCCTTTCGACGCTTCAACGGCCCAAGCTTCGTGGAGTTCCATTCTCTTTCGTCCGTGTCGACCGTGCCGGAAATATGTCCAAGAGACAGTCGGCGACCGGTTTTCACTTTTCTTCCAGCGGCGGTACGTGCCCACTGTGGAATGTGTACGAAACCTTCGCCTACCCGGGCAAGATCATGACGCAGATCGCCGAGATGCCGGACGGGCGTAGCTACCTGTGGATTGCCCGCACGGTGGAGCGAAGGGCCGCGCGCTACGGCCAGCCGACCAAGACGTTCGCCATCGGCTTGGGGTGCGAACTTCGGCATGCAACTCGGTTGGTCTACGCCGATGGGCTCGATCTGCACGGTTCGGCTGTGGCTACCCCGATAGGCGCGGGTTGCCGAGTGTGCGAGCGGTCGAACTGCCCGCAACGTGCGTTCCCTCCGCTCGGAAAAGACCTCGATATCGATGAGCATCGGAGCTCGGTCTCGCCGTATCGCGTTCGATGA
- the aceA gene encoding isocitrate lyase, producing MSTTGTPKTTAEIQQDWDTNPRWKGVTRNFTAEQVSKLQGTVVEEATLARRGSEILWDLVTKEDYINSLGALTGNQAVQQVRAGLKAIYLSGWQVAGDANLSGHTYPDQSLYPANSVPTVVRRINNALLRADEIAKVEGDTSVSNWLAPVVADAEAGFGGALNAYELQKAMIAAGAAGVHWEDQLASEKKCGHLGGKVLIPTQQHIRTLTSARLASDVADVPSVIIARTDAEAATLITSDVDERDVEFLDGTRTAEGFYGVKNGIEPCIARAKAYAPYADLIWMETGVPDLEVAKRFSESVRSEFPDQMLAYNCSPSFNWKAHLDDATIAKFQKELGAMGFKFQFITLAGFHSLNYGMFDLAHGYAREGMTAFVDLQEREFKAAEERGFTAVKHQREVGAGYFDTIATTVDPNTSTAALKGSTEEGQFH from the coding sequence ATGTCGACCACCGGCACCCCGAAGACCACCGCCGAGATCCAGCAGGATTGGGACACCAACCCTCGCTGGAAGGGCGTGACGCGTAATTTCACCGCAGAACAGGTTTCCAAGCTGCAGGGCACCGTGGTAGAGGAAGCAACACTTGCCCGCCGCGGCTCCGAGATCCTGTGGGACCTCGTCACCAAAGAGGACTACATCAACTCGCTCGGTGCACTCACCGGCAACCAGGCCGTGCAGCAGGTTCGCGCCGGCCTGAAAGCCATCTACCTCTCCGGCTGGCAGGTTGCCGGCGACGCCAACCTCTCGGGCCATACGTACCCGGACCAGAGCCTTTACCCGGCCAATTCGGTGCCGACCGTCGTTCGCCGCATCAACAACGCACTGCTGCGCGCCGACGAGATCGCCAAGGTCGAGGGTGACACCTCGGTCAGCAACTGGCTCGCACCAGTGGTCGCCGACGCCGAAGCAGGATTCGGTGGCGCGCTGAACGCTTACGAGCTGCAGAAGGCCATGATCGCTGCCGGTGCCGCAGGTGTGCACTGGGAGGATCAGCTCGCTTCGGAGAAGAAGTGCGGCCACCTCGGTGGCAAGGTGCTCATCCCGACCCAGCAGCACATCCGCACCCTGACCTCGGCTCGCCTCGCGTCCGACGTCGCCGATGTCCCCTCGGTCATCATCGCCCGCACCGACGCCGAGGCCGCAACCCTCATCACGTCCGATGTGGACGAGCGCGACGTGGAGTTCCTCGACGGAACCCGCACCGCAGAAGGCTTCTACGGCGTCAAGAACGGCATCGAGCCGTGCATCGCTCGTGCGAAGGCTTACGCACCGTACGCCGACCTCATCTGGATGGAGACCGGCGTTCCTGACCTCGAGGTTGCCAAGCGCTTCTCCGAGTCGGTTCGCAGCGAATTCCCGGACCAGATGCTCGCCTACAACTGCTCGCCTTCGTTCAACTGGAAGGCGCACTTGGACGACGCGACCATCGCCAAGTTCCAGAAGGAGCTCGGCGCGATGGGCTTCAAGTTCCAGTTCATCACCCTCGCCGGATTCCACTCGCTCAACTACGGCATGTTCGACCTGGCGCACGGTTACGCCCGCGAAGGCATGACGGCGTTCGTCGACCTGCAGGAGCGCGAGTTCAAGGCTGCCGAAGAGCGTGGCTTCACCGCCGTCAAGCATCAGCGTGAGGTCGGCGCAGGCTACTTCGACACCATCGCCACCACGGTCGACCCGAACACCTCGACCGCAGCGCTGAAGGGCTCCACCGAAGAGGGCCAGTTCCACTGA
- a CDS encoding 3-hydroxybutyryl-CoA dehydrogenase: protein MTSEKVQRVGVIGIGQMGAGIAEVCARAHVDVLVYEQTRELTAAGRARILRSLDRGVSSGKITEREREQAAWRLRFTSDLSDFADRQLVVEAVVEDEKIKADIFAELDSVVTDPNAVLASNTSSIPIMKLGIATKSPDRVVGMHFFNPVPVLPLVELVTTLKTSQAVAERAEKFASEVLGKQVVRSADRAGFVVNALLVPYLLSAMRMVESGFATKEDVDKATVLGLAHPMGPLALADLVGLDTVKSIADSMYAEFKEPLFSAPPLLLRMVEAGLVGKKSGSGFYQYENGRFAK, encoded by the coding sequence GTGACCAGCGAGAAAGTTCAGCGAGTCGGCGTTATCGGGATCGGGCAGATGGGTGCCGGAATTGCCGAGGTGTGCGCACGCGCGCACGTCGATGTGCTGGTCTACGAACAGACACGTGAGCTGACGGCTGCAGGACGCGCACGCATCCTGCGGTCGTTGGACCGTGGTGTCAGCAGCGGCAAGATCACCGAGCGAGAACGCGAGCAGGCAGCCTGGCGGTTGCGGTTCACCTCCGACCTCAGTGACTTTGCCGACCGTCAGCTCGTTGTCGAGGCCGTTGTCGAGGACGAGAAGATCAAGGCCGACATTTTTGCCGAGCTCGATTCGGTGGTGACAGACCCGAATGCAGTACTCGCGTCCAACACGTCGTCGATCCCCATCATGAAGCTGGGAATTGCGACCAAGTCACCGGATCGTGTCGTCGGTATGCATTTCTTCAACCCGGTGCCGGTGCTCCCGCTCGTCGAGCTCGTCACCACTCTCAAGACAAGTCAGGCTGTCGCCGAGCGTGCGGAGAAATTCGCCAGTGAGGTACTCGGTAAGCAGGTCGTCCGGTCTGCAGACCGTGCGGGTTTCGTCGTCAACGCTCTGCTGGTGCCGTACCTGCTCTCGGCCATGCGCATGGTCGAGTCCGGGTTCGCCACCAAGGAAGACGTGGATAAAGCGACAGTGCTCGGTCTCGCACATCCCATGGGGCCCTTGGCATTGGCCGACCTCGTCGGACTCGACACCGTCAAGTCGATTGCAGACTCGATGTACGCAGAGTTCAAGGAACCGTTGTTCTCCGCCCCGCCGCTTCTGCTACGTATGGTCGAGGCCGGGCTGGTCGGCAAGAAGTCCGGATCAGGTTTCTACCAGTACGAGAACGGTCGTTTCGCAAAATAG
- the metE gene encoding 5-methyltetrahydropteroyltriglutamate--homocysteine S-methyltransferase, with protein MASSAAEFGSSILGYPRIGPRRELKRALETYWNGKSTPAARAALQSVGRSIQEDTWDELHATGLTQVPGNTFSFYDHVLDDALLFGAVPARFAPLEGEMHSLDFYFTVARGEPDLPPLELVRYFDSNYFYRQPEIDESTPFSLHAESLLEEFDRAKARGIELRPVVLGPVSLLLLSKAGSSAAEGFAPLDRLGDLLAQYSALFELLALRGATCVQLDESAFTAERTAEELAALDRAYTALSTTALRPRLLVTGQYGSLGSALPILAATKVEAIGLDLVAGRLEPEELAAIAGMKRKRLYAGVIDGRTVWRADRVVVLDYLERLKEVCEDLVVSTSSTLLHVPYDVLSEYDIDGNVADRLAFAKQKVGEVVALAKALTDGPSDKWRKKPTEVHFKQKHAVRHRVYNVTPDMRVRQPYSERKIAQRKKLNLPLVPATTLGSFPQTSAMRQARYELGQGRIETADYRALVEDEIEQVIRLQEDIGLDVLVNGEVERNDMIQFFAEALEGFATTTNGWVQTYGSRCVRPPILYGDVARPKPMSVEWTAFAQSLTDKPVKAILTGPVTMLARSYVRKDLPLHEVADQVALTIRDEIADLEKAGIGIIQVDEPALRELLPSREKGRKEYLRWSVEAFRLATSGAKAETQIHTHLGYSTRASVVDAIENLDADVTAIVATRSIDWVLGALQENVLSHGVGPGVYESRSARIPDIDELDELLTQAAATIDIDRLWANPDGGLKTRKYWQLEPSLRNLVAAARRVRRRAEQGTAE; from the coding sequence GTGGCGAGTAGCGCAGCCGAATTCGGTTCGAGCATTCTGGGATACCCGAGAATCGGCCCGCGGCGAGAACTGAAGCGTGCACTCGAGACCTACTGGAACGGTAAGTCGACGCCTGCCGCCCGCGCCGCACTCCAGTCCGTCGGTCGTTCCATTCAGGAAGACACCTGGGACGAACTCCACGCAACCGGGTTGACGCAAGTCCCCGGAAACACCTTTTCGTTCTACGACCATGTCCTCGACGACGCATTGCTTTTCGGGGCAGTTCCCGCGCGCTTCGCCCCGCTCGAAGGGGAGATGCATTCGCTCGATTTCTACTTCACTGTTGCTCGCGGCGAGCCGGACCTCCCGCCGCTGGAGCTGGTGCGGTATTTCGACTCCAATTACTTCTACCGCCAACCCGAGATCGACGAGTCGACGCCGTTCTCGCTGCACGCGGAGAGCCTGCTCGAGGAGTTCGATCGTGCAAAGGCCCGCGGTATCGAACTGCGCCCCGTTGTGCTCGGCCCGGTATCGCTGCTGTTGTTGTCCAAGGCCGGATCTTCAGCAGCGGAAGGATTCGCCCCGCTCGATCGGCTGGGGGACCTGCTTGCGCAGTACAGTGCCCTCTTCGAGTTGCTTGCCCTGCGAGGTGCCACCTGCGTCCAGCTCGACGAGTCCGCATTCACGGCCGAACGAACAGCCGAGGAGCTGGCAGCGCTCGACCGCGCGTACACCGCCCTGTCGACGACGGCGTTGCGTCCCCGACTTCTCGTGACAGGTCAATACGGGTCTCTCGGTTCTGCGCTGCCGATTCTCGCAGCCACCAAGGTCGAGGCAATCGGTCTGGACCTCGTCGCAGGCAGGCTCGAGCCGGAAGAGCTCGCCGCCATTGCCGGAATGAAGCGCAAACGCCTCTACGCGGGAGTCATCGACGGCCGCACGGTGTGGCGTGCCGACCGCGTCGTCGTGCTCGACTACCTCGAGCGACTGAAAGAGGTGTGCGAAGACCTCGTCGTCTCGACGTCGTCGACTCTTCTGCACGTTCCGTACGACGTGCTGAGCGAGTACGACATCGACGGCAACGTCGCAGACCGTCTCGCGTTCGCGAAGCAAAAAGTCGGCGAGGTCGTTGCCTTGGCAAAGGCGCTCACCGACGGGCCGTCGGACAAGTGGCGCAAGAAGCCGACCGAGGTGCACTTCAAGCAGAAGCACGCGGTGCGGCACCGGGTCTACAACGTAACGCCCGACATGCGGGTTCGACAGCCGTACTCCGAGCGGAAGATCGCGCAGCGCAAGAAGCTGAATCTTCCGCTCGTGCCCGCCACCACCCTCGGTTCGTTCCCGCAAACTTCGGCAATGAGGCAGGCGAGATACGAACTGGGACAAGGCCGTATCGAGACCGCTGACTATCGCGCACTCGTCGAGGACGAGATCGAGCAGGTCATTCGGCTGCAGGAGGACATCGGGCTCGACGTTCTGGTGAACGGCGAGGTGGAACGCAACGACATGATTCAGTTCTTCGCCGAAGCGCTCGAAGGGTTCGCCACGACGACCAACGGGTGGGTCCAGACGTACGGATCACGATGCGTGCGTCCGCCCATCCTGTATGGAGACGTGGCACGGCCGAAACCGATGAGTGTCGAGTGGACAGCGTTCGCGCAGTCGTTGACGGACAAGCCGGTCAAAGCAATCCTGACCGGACCCGTGACGATGCTCGCCCGTTCGTACGTGCGGAAGGACCTCCCACTGCACGAGGTGGCCGACCAGGTTGCCCTGACCATTCGCGACGAGATCGCCGATCTCGAGAAAGCCGGGATCGGGATCATTCAGGTCGACGAGCCGGCGTTGCGTGAACTGCTGCCCTCGCGTGAGAAGGGCCGCAAAGAATACCTCCGTTGGTCGGTCGAAGCGTTTCGGCTGGCGACATCGGGTGCAAAGGCCGAGACCCAGATCCATACGCATCTGGGGTACTCCACTCGTGCGTCGGTGGTCGACGCGATCGAGAATCTCGATGCCGACGTCACGGCGATCGTGGCAACACGATCCATCGACTGGGTTCTCGGTGCTTTGCAGGAGAACGTCCTCAGCCATGGAGTCGGTCCTGGCGTGTACGAGAGTCGTTCGGCGCGTATCCCCGACATCGACGAACTCGACGAGCTACTGACACAGGCAGCCGCGACGATCGACATCGACCGGTTGTGGGCCAATCCCGACGGCGGCCTCAAAACGCGCAAGTATTGGCAACTGGAACCGTCGTTGCGTAACTTGGTGGCAGCGGCGCGACGGGTGCGCCGACGCGCAGAACAGGGGACAGCAGAGTGA
- a CDS encoding NAD(P)-dependent alcohol dehydrogenase, whose amino-acid sequence MTSATAYTATAPDAPLEKVTIERRELGPNDVLIEVKFAGICHSDIHTARNEWGGTTYPVVPGHEIAGIVSEVGSDVSKHKVGDRVGVGCFVDSCGECEACLADEEQYCSKGVTATYNSKQADGTITQGGYSTHIVVTEGFVLSIPEGIELDVAAPLLCAGITLYSPLKHWGAGPGTKVAIIGMGGLGHVGVKIANALGAEVTVLSQSLSKEEDGKRLGAHHYYATSDAATFKKLRGEFDLIINTVSAGIDMDKHMSLLAMNGSLVILGLPSEPIKVRGFTLADNRRSLAGSMVGGIAQTQEMLNFCAEHHIGAEIETIAADKINEAYERVLTSDVRYRFVIDAKTF is encoded by the coding sequence ATGACTTCAGCTACTGCATATACCGCGACGGCCCCTGATGCTCCGCTCGAGAAGGTCACCATCGAGCGTCGTGAGCTCGGACCCAACGATGTCCTCATCGAGGTCAAGTTCGCCGGTATCTGCCATTCCGACATCCACACCGCCCGGAACGAGTGGGGCGGTACCACCTACCCCGTCGTTCCGGGACACGAAATCGCAGGCATCGTCTCCGAGGTCGGTTCCGATGTCAGTAAGCACAAGGTCGGCGACCGCGTCGGCGTCGGGTGCTTCGTGGATTCCTGCGGCGAGTGCGAGGCCTGCCTTGCCGACGAAGAGCAGTACTGCAGCAAGGGTGTGACGGCGACCTACAACTCCAAGCAGGCCGACGGCACCATCACCCAGGGCGGATACTCCACGCATATCGTCGTCACCGAAGGATTCGTTCTTTCCATTCCGGAGGGAATCGAGCTCGACGTCGCGGCGCCTCTCCTGTGCGCAGGCATCACGCTGTACTCCCCGCTCAAGCATTGGGGAGCCGGGCCCGGCACGAAGGTCGCCATCATCGGTATGGGCGGACTGGGACATGTCGGTGTCAAGATCGCCAATGCGCTCGGCGCCGAGGTAACCGTTCTCAGTCAGTCGCTCAGCAAGGAAGAGGACGGCAAGCGACTCGGTGCGCACCACTACTACGCCACTTCCGACGCAGCGACGTTCAAAAAGCTTCGTGGTGAATTCGACTTGATCATCAATACCGTGTCCGCGGGGATCGACATGGACAAGCACATGTCACTGCTCGCGATGAACGGCTCGCTCGTAATCCTGGGGCTTCCGTCCGAGCCCATCAAGGTCCGCGGATTCACCCTTGCGGACAACCGTCGTAGCCTCGCGGGTTCGATGGTCGGTGGCATCGCCCAGACGCAGGAAATGCTGAACTTCTGCGCTGAACACCACATCGGTGCCGAAATCGAGACCATCGCCGCCGATAAGATCAACGAGGCGTACGAGCGCGTGTTGACGAGCGACGTCCGCTACCGGTTCGTGATCGACGCCAAGACATTCTGA
- a CDS encoding polyphosphate kinase 2 family protein produces MAKSSEKSASPENVESKEEKPSLWSTPPVKILRATDSTRIEDIDFDETPGFEGTKAEGQALLLERGKVLSALQEKLYANGRAGDLRSILLVLQGMDTAGKGGMVRNVIGMVDPQGVDLASFGVPTKEEKQHHYLWRIRKALPRGGKIGVFDRSHYEDVLVVAVHDLVPRQVWEPRFDEINAFEKDLSEQGTLIIKVALFVSPEEQRARLQERLDRPDKHWKYNPGDVTERGFLPQYRTAYQRAIDRTNTDYAPWFVIPADRKWYSRLAVTELLIDALEQLELDWPAADFNVELEKRRLAES; encoded by the coding sequence ATGGCCAAGTCATCCGAGAAGTCGGCGTCACCGGAAAACGTGGAATCGAAGGAAGAGAAGCCTTCGTTGTGGTCTACCCCGCCCGTCAAGATTCTCCGCGCAACCGACTCGACGCGGATCGAGGACATCGACTTCGATGAGACGCCCGGATTCGAGGGCACGAAAGCCGAGGGTCAGGCTCTCCTCCTCGAGCGCGGCAAAGTTCTCTCAGCGCTTCAGGAAAAGTTGTACGCCAACGGACGTGCCGGAGATCTACGCTCGATTCTTCTGGTACTGCAGGGAATGGACACTGCGGGCAAGGGCGGAATGGTCCGCAATGTCATCGGGATGGTCGATCCACAGGGCGTCGATCTCGCCTCTTTCGGGGTTCCCACCAAAGAAGAGAAGCAGCACCATTACTTGTGGCGAATTCGTAAGGCCCTACCCCGCGGCGGGAAGATAGGGGTCTTCGATCGGTCGCATTACGAGGATGTGTTGGTCGTAGCGGTCCACGACCTGGTTCCGCGCCAGGTGTGGGAACCACGATTCGACGAGATCAACGCTTTCGAGAAGGACCTCTCCGAGCAAGGCACGCTCATCATCAAGGTCGCCTTGTTCGTCTCGCCGGAAGAGCAGCGAGCTCGGCTGCAAGAGAGGCTGGACCGTCCCGACAAGCACTGGAAGTACAACCCCGGCGACGTGACCGAACGCGGATTTTTACCGCAATATCGCACCGCCTACCAACGCGCCATCGATCGAACGAATACCGATTACGCACCGTGGTTCGTCATCCCGGCCGACCGGAAGTGGTACAGCCGTCTCGCAGTGACGGAGTTGCTGATCGATGCACTGGAACAGCTCGAACTCGACTGGCCCGCTGCCGATTTCAACGTCGAGCTGGAGAAGAGGCGGCTGGCTGAAAGCTAA
- a CDS encoding PPOX class F420-dependent oxidoreductase, which produces MAPKLASAQSVDRSEILDFVSPRHQLTLITRKRDGGVQVSPVTAGLDSEGRIVIATYPERAKVYNIRRNPSVTALIHSDEWNDAYVQIDGTAEIIDLPDSVEPLVEYFRSVAGEHSDWDEYREAMRKQGKSLIRITIESWGPIAEGGFPPGRV; this is translated from the coding sequence ATGGCTCCGAAACTTGCGTCAGCGCAGTCCGTCGACCGCTCCGAGATTCTCGACTTCGTTTCTCCTCGACACCAGCTCACTCTCATCACTCGTAAACGGGACGGCGGAGTGCAAGTCTCGCCGGTGACGGCCGGGCTCGATTCGGAAGGCCGCATCGTGATTGCGACGTACCCGGAGCGCGCGAAGGTCTACAACATTCGTCGCAATCCGTCGGTGACCGCGCTGATCCACTCGGACGAGTGGAACGATGCGTACGTCCAAATCGACGGCACGGCCGAGATCATCGACCTCCCGGATTCGGTGGAACCGCTCGTCGAGTACTTCCGGAGCGTCGCCGGTGAGCATTCCGACTGGGATGAGTATCGAGAGGCGATGCGGAAGCAAGGAAAATCGTTGATACGCATCACGATCGAGAGCTGGGGCCCGATCGCCGAAGGTGGCTTCCCCCCGGGGAGAGTGTGA